In Gemmatimonadota bacterium, the sequence CGACGTACATCCCGGCGAGGTGGGCCAGCGGCGGCTCGAAGGGGCCGGCGTGGCGGAAGCGGAGCACGAGGTAGCCGACGGTCCGGTCGGCGGCGCGGATCAGCCAGGCGTGCCAGAGTTGGTCATCGCCGAGCATGCGCGCCGCCTCGCGCGCGGCGTGGGCCGGCTCCAGGGAGATGCCCTCGAGGCGCCGCCACCGTACCAGGTGACCGGCGAGGAGGTCGGCATCCGCGGGGCCGAGCTGCTGGAACTGGGTCGCCATCGCTGCCTCCAGGACCGGACTACCGGTCGATGAGCCGCACCACGTGACCATCGGGATCCTGCACCAGAACGCCGTCGCCCAGGCCGAGGTTCCGGGCGCCGAGCATGGCCGGGGCCCGGGAGAGTCGCGGCACGCCCGCCGAGTCGAGCCGGGCGAGCACGGCGTCCAGGCGGGTCACGGCGATGGTCGTTTCCCAGTGCAGGAGGTCGTTGGGCCGGGCATCGGCCGGATAGGGGCGGCCGTCGGTCGGCGCGAGGTACTCCAGCAGCTCCACCCCGGGGCCGGCCGGGCTGCGCAGGCCGGTGATCCGCAGCCGCGCCCCCTCGACGTTGTTGAGGTGCTCCTGCT encodes:
- a CDS encoding GNAT family N-acetyltransferase: MATQFQQLGPADADLLAGHLVRWRRLEGISLEPAHAAREAARMLGDDQLWHAWLIRAADRTVGYLVLRFRHAGPFEPPLAHLAGMYVEPAARRQGIARQARALLLDLGRWLQVRVIADDFTREDCHAEPFARPATIAPRGPAYLPRRAIA